TTAGTGGCCAACCGTAGTTGAGGTAAAGCGAGGCATCTGTATTATTGTGTTTAGTCGCTTTGTAAAGGATACTAAGTTCATCTAGCGACGGTAAACGCTTACCTTGTGATCCACAAAAATCCATCGCTTGAAATAGAGTAAACGCAACGCCTTCCATACCGACAGGAGACATTTTTCCATCCGTTTCAACTCTCGAGATAGTATAGTTAGCATCCAATAAATCAGCCTGCTCTTTGGTCGGAGGGCAATCATATATGAGGCCATTTTTAGTTATCGAGGGAATAGAGCAAGCGCGACTCTGCACAGGGATGATAGCTAACTCGACTTTATTCGAAGTAAAACCGGCATATGAAGCAAAAACACCTACATGCCCAACAGAATGGCTTACTGCCACCGCTTTGTAGTATGGAACCTCAGTCTCGTCGGTCATACTTGCGATAACACTATCCGTAGTCTGCCAGATTAAAGCCTCCTGACTCATCAAATCCGTCCTCGTCCCATCACTGAATATTGCTTTTGCAGTAAATTGCCGACGAGAGCCTACAGTCAACTCATTTTTGGACACTGAAGTCACTTCTATGCCAACCATTACCTCTTTCGTTATGCTAAGCATCGCATCAGCATTTAACATTTTCCCTTTTCTCGATAGCAATACGCTAATCATTACGCCAGAAGTTTCATTCACACCTGTCACTATCCCAGTGTCCGATTCTATCGTGGCTTTATTAGTATCATCACTGACCCATGACACAGAGGGATCGGTAGTAACATCGACATACAAACCATTAGACAGTGCAACGTACGCAGAGAATTGCGTCGTGAGCCCTCTAGCAACACTAAGCTCACCGGGATCGATCATAAAGCCATCCACTGTGGCCTCGGTTACTGTCAGAGTAACGCCGTTACTATAATGATGGCCATCATTAGAGCCGGCTGCTGTGATAGTTACCGTACCGGGTACTAAACCAGTGGCTTTACCCGTCTCTGCATCGATGGTTGCAACAGACGTGTTATCGCTACTCCATGAGATAGAGGATCCTGTCGTAACATCAATAACCGAACCATCGGACAATGTTGCTTGCGCTTCAAATTGTTGCGAGAGCCCTTCTATTATCGTGGCGATAGCAGGCGTAACGTGAAGGCTTGTAACGATAGCATCGGTGACGGTAAGTGTGACGTGTTCAGTGAAATAATGACCATTAGCAGTGCCTGATGCAGTGATGTTCACATCTCCCTTTATTAGGCCTGTCGCAATTCCGGTATTGGTATCAATGCTTGCTATAGAGGGATTATCACTATGCCATGATAAAGCGGGATCGGTAGTCACATCGAAAACTGAATCATCCGACAGCGTAACGAGTGCTGTATATGGTCGAGAGATGCCGACAGCGAGACTCGCTATAGCCGGAGTAACTTGAAGGCTTGTAACGAGAGCACCGGTGACTTTCATCTTCACAGTTTGAGTAAAAAAATCGCCATTCGCAGTGCCTGATGCAGTGATGTTCGCCGTACCCGCGGTTAGACCTGTCACAATACCCGTATTGGTATCGACGGTCGCAACAGAGGTGTTATCACTACTCCAAGATAGAGCCGGATCGGTGGTCACATCGAAAACCAAATGATTAGTCAGCGTAGCTTGTGCCATGTAGTGTTGCGATAATCCAGCGGGGATACTCGCTACCGCGGGAGTAACTTGAAGGTTTATCACGCTAGCACTGATGACGGTAAGCTCAACTTTTTTAGTAAAAGGTTTTTCAGCAGCAGTAGTACCGGAGACCATAATATCCACTGTCCCTGACTTAACAGCGGTAACAGTGCCAGTGTCGGCATTGACAGTGGCGATAGAAGTGTCACTACTGCTCCACTCCAGTGCGTCATGTGTCGTAATATTCATTGTAGAATCATCGAACATAATAGCCGTCGCTTTGTACTGTTGACTCAACCCGACAATAACAGAAGCTCTAGCGGGAGTAACTTGTAAATCAGAAACAAGTTCCCCTAATTCAGGCCCTTCCACAAGACCTTCACCTTCGTTATTACACGCAGTAAGCATTAAGGTGGCGAAAAAAAACAAAGCATATTTTAAGTAGTTGATCATGATCTATTACCACCATTATTTGAGGTGTTATTTATTACTTCTTCCGTCATCATTTTTTCAAACTTGAGCTCAACACGTCTATTTTCAGCTCGACCCGTTGCCGTTTTATTGCTAGCTACGGGATAGAATTCTCCTTCACTTTTAACAATAAGACGTGATGAACTGATACCTTCACTGATGATATAATTAGCAACCACTTTCGCTCGTTTTTCTGATATCCACTGATTATATTTCACAGATCCGAGGTTATCAGAATAACCAGTAATAATGATATTTCCTTCTTTTGATTGAAGTGATTTCATTATCAGATCAATCAGATCTGGATTGGTTTTAAATTGTGACGAATTGACACTAAATAAGGCATTTGTGACAAAATACGTTTTTTTAGCAACAAATACAGGTGCAATGACAGGAACGGATGTCACAATAACAGGCTCAGCAATAATAGGTTCAGAAATAAGAGGAGCACTAATAGCAACTGCACTGAACAATTTTTCCTGTCCAAAATGATAAGTTAAGCCTAATGAAACAAAGTGCACATCAACGTGCGTCAGATCGTTCTTGCCAGTATCATCTATAAACTGGTATTCCCCACGAAGCGACCAGCTAGTTGATAGCCGATAATCCAACCCCACAGCGGAAACGACTCCCCAGTCACCTACCAGCTCTTCTGTGGGCCATATACTCTCTTTATGAGCGTGTTGATAGCTGGCCCCAACGCGAAGATAAGCATCTAAAGACTCAAATAGATCGTAAGAAAATACGCCTGACAGCTCACTGCCCCAGGTCTCAACACTAACCTTATTCGTTCCGTAATAAGTGGCACTTATTGAGCCATAGTCAGTTAAAGCGGCTTCAAGTGCAAACCATGACGTAAATTGATAACCCCCATAAAAACCGTATCCTAAAGTATCATCGTTGCATTTTGAACTGCCGCTTGAACACGCCTTTTCAAAATTTGCCCCCCCCCCTCGTAAACCAACATAAACATGGGAATTATTTTGACGTGTATCACGATAGTCGCTAAATTCGCGGCTAACCGCGTTATCTACTTGTGCGTAAGCAGGCACTGCAAGAAAAAATAACACGGCAGAACACAAAGCCTGTTTTTTAATTTTATTCAAATTAAAAGTGACGTCGAAGGATGAGGTAAAACACTTTTTAATCTCTCGACATTTATCATTCACCGTCGTAGGAGTAAAATGATAACGACTTGAGCAGTTAAAGGTATTAAAGGGATGCATATGTAATCAATCCATTATTTATAAAAGTTAAGAATTATGAGTGGTGCTCATAATTAAACGCCACTTAAGATTCTTTGTATTTTTTGTATTTTTTGAGGTTGTTATAATGCGGACTTGAATTGAGGGAGAGTATCAAACTAAATACCCACCTGCGATCTGATAGCCTTGCACGTTATTGTGCTTAATATAGTAAAAAAATAAAGAACTGCCACCAAAGTACCTTTTTATTTATTTAGAGAGCGAGTAAATAAAAAAAATTGTGATGCTTTTTAATTTTAAACCACGACGGCCTTTACTACGAGACAGTTATTTTGAATAACTCTTAAATACCTTGCCAGTACCTTCTCTTCTAGTGACCTATTTTTATTAATACGCGCAAAAAAACTATCTACGGTGTACCGCTATAACGTTCTACATTAATAGAGGCATGTGACATAACATATTTATTAACGGTTGAATGGTAAAGAGCTTTAGAAATTTTACACAGATATGAAAGCCTATAAAACCTTAAAAGAGGTACATGGAGTGAACTATAAATTCTACTTACCATTTAAGCATAAAATTCATCATGTACATATCACAAAATAATGTTAACCTATTGTTTATAAAAACTTTTAAAGCTACAGCTTATTTTATCAATGAATATTAGTAAGTATGCGTTCTAATACCCTGTTAGTCGCCAATGTGTTTTATTTTGTGGTAAAGAAAGCGGTCAGTAATGCTGCATTCGATATAGCGATATTGAATTTCAATATATTTCCGTCAGCACTGAGCATCAAAAAAGCACATTCACTTTAGTTTTAAATAACTGGATTTTCATTCTTTTCACTGAGTTTTATAATACCGTGAACCAGTATGTAGCCCGAAAAATCAACAGACAGTAGTTAGATTTCAACTCTGGAAACTAACAAGAACAAACAGTTTGACGCGTTTGAGCTTAGCTTATTTTTGCAAAAGAAAAAGCGCAAAAACTATTTTATGCCCGCACTGTGTTGTGGGCGTTATATTTATTTTAGGCTTTACATTTAGTCAAGTGGCTAGCCTATTCCTATCAAAAAATTTAAATTATAAACGGAACAAAAAATGAAAAAAATCAACCTTCTATTTATGTTACCAATCGTAGGATTACTATTTTCTTGTGGTACTGATGACAGCGACGATCCAGAAAAAAAAATAACACATTACAAGATAACAGGTCATGTTATAGATATAGTAGGCGCTGATGTTTTTCTTGACTTGAATCAAAACGGTAAACGTGATAATTCAGAGCCATCAGATGTCAGTGGTCCAAAAGGTTATTATTCTTTTAATGTGAAAGTTGGGACGGCACCATGCTTAGGTGTTACACCTATTGTAGCAACTGTTGATGGGGCTAAAGACGGTGTTCGTTTTGTTTCAGGTGGGTCAATTGATGGCATGTTTACACTGGTACGCCCACCCAGTTATTATATAATTTATGATGAAACTGAATACGCAAGTAAGAATATTAGTGTTATTACAACGATGAGCTGGGCGCCTGTACCACTCCCTATTAATTTAGATGGAACCATGGGCGCATGTCGTAATGAAGACTCGACTGACTTCTCTCCTTATGCCGAACAACAAAAAATATTTTTCTCCTCAAAAGAAAAGTATCAAGATCTTTATAAAGATTTAGAGCCTTTGGCCGTTAATGATTTGTTACAAACTTACATTAAAATTGCAAGCAAAAAAAATCCCCAAGAAGAATATCACAAGGTTGGTTATGTCCTATCCCCAAAGGACGGCTTTGACATCTACACGCCAAGCTCATTTGATGTTTTAAAGTTCGACTTTAAATCATCAAATAACGAAACAAAAACATACCAAGAAACAATATCAGAGTTAAACGGTACGAATGTAGGTTCTTCTATGGACTACAGTAAATCATTTAGCAGTGAAAAATCATTCTTCGATTTTCACAAATACAATCCTGAAAACGATATAAGTAAACTTAATGCTTTTCCCAGTCTTGTTAAAGTTGGAAATACGCAAACAAAAATTCATAACTATGAATCAAATACATGTAAAATGAAAGAAGCCGTTGTGTTTTTAAGTCAAGAAGATATGTTTACACGCGCAAAAGAAATTGAAAATGTTATTTATAATGACGGCGACTGCCCTTCTTTCTATAAGGGTGTATTTTTTGATAAAGCAACAATAACAATTGCACACTATTCAGGAACTGACTTCGAGTCTATCCTAAATTCTACAAAACGATATGCGGCTAAAAAGAAAGCCACTGGATATGACTATTCAGTGTATTTTGATTTCAAATCCGGTTTTAAACATGGATTAACAGATGGTGGTACATACAACATCAACAACCTGGCTAATCTTTCTACACATGCAAGAACTGCGCATCAAGATATATGTGCAAGTTCAAACTACAAAAGTGGATATTTAAGTGCAACTTCAAATTATGCATCACTATCTTATGGAAACGACAAACCTTTAATACAAGAAGAATCATATACCTATAAGTTCGAAATATTAACTCCAGATACACTCCCTACAGGAATTTGCTACACAAGCTCGACCGTTATCAGTAATCTTAGCATCGATAAATACGGATATGTAGCAGAAGATAAAAACGCACAGGTTATATACGAAGATAAAACAAACCGTTTATAACTATTATTTATAGCGAGTTTTCAGTGAGGGAAAATTTGTTGAAAATAATGTCGGGATCACCCAACTAAATGAAAGTGCAGTAGTCAGACTCTTTTGTATGGCTACAACTCTTGGCTTAATAGCCTCTGTCATTATTTAGTACCAAGATTAATCCCGTTCGGTGCAGATTATTCTGCACTTAACAGATCTGAGGCTCAGTCAAGTCTAATAATTTTACTAGCCCCACATCTAACTCTTGCGCGGTACCAAATTCATAACAAAATACTATTTCTGCATTAAATGCCACCTTGTCTCATAACACCTAAAAACAAGCACGAACTAATTTATGTGTAGCGCGTTTAATGGTAACAATTTGATTTGGTTTAGCTAACTTTCGTTGATAATAACTTTTAACGGTTTTGTTATAACGAACAGAATAATTGACGACTTAGAGCACCGCTCATATTTACTTATTTACTTATTTACTTATTTACTCCTAAGATCATAAATAGCCCCCTACGTTTTCATCCACGCTTTATGCTCATACCAAAAACATACCTATTTTAATGGCATATATTATTTTCACACGTAGGGTATTGAATCATTTAATGCTATCTATCACCAAGATGTAAAATAAGCTAAAATATGTACCATATTAGAGATAAACAACAAAATAACCTTCAACGGTTAATGGCATAGAGTCAATGAGGCCTGCAATGGAAAAAACACAACAAAAACCGACATGGGTAAATACCAACAATGAGCCCACTTTATACTGGCACGATTATCACAAGGTATTCATTACCATTTGATATTAAAGAGTATTATCTAAAATCACTGTATTTGCGGACAGTGCTTGGTACAAGGTTATTCATAGATAAACGATATTGTGAATTACTTATTTACTAAAAAACACGTATATCTATGATATGCAATATTTTCCGGTTCATAACCTTTAAATAGTACTTTTATATTTAGCATAATTAATTGGTTTATAACTGCAGTTAATGTTTTTTTATGAAAGTTCCCTTCTTCTTTTTAATTTAATCCCCTTAAGCGTGGTTTATTGTTTTTTGAAAAATAGACTAATATTATCTTACTTTGCCATATTTAATAGATTATAAAAAGGTAGATTAACTTTCTGATAATTTAAAATAAAATATAATAATCCGCTATTTAAAGGAAAACTATATGATCGGTTCTATTAAAACGATCGTTACAAATGAAAATGGTGATGGTGGATACTATTGATTTGTTTTAGTGTACGGTGATCCAAAAGGTTACTATTTCACAAAAAAATATTACATAACCTTCCTGTCGAAGATGTCAAAATAGATGATAAAATAAAATTTGAAACTAATGACGTAGAAAGACTTGTGAGTGACTTGATTTTTCTAGGGGGATTATTTTATTAGATAGACTTTTTTAACTCATAAAATAGCTAATAATTCTTATCAGGCATGTAAATATATTTTCAAGCTATAACAAATTTTATCTAATAAGTATTAGTAAGCATAAAATCTAATACTTATTAGGTAAATATACATTTATTCATAAACTAGGGAAGTAAAGAATGATAAAACATCTAATATCGTTAATTATTTTGGCAACTATAACTGGTTGTGTAAATACACTCGATGATCTTAATAGTGGTTTAGCCTCTATTAACACAACCTTAAA
The sequence above is a segment of the Psychromonas sp. CNPT3 genome. Coding sequences within it:
- a CDS encoding Ig-like domain-containing protein; the encoded protein is MINYLKYALFFFATLMLTACNNEGEGLVEGPELGELVSDLQVTPARASVIVGLSQQYKATAIMFDDSTMNITTHDALEWSSSDTSIATVNADTGTVTAVKSGTVDIMVSGTTAAEKPFTKKVELTVISASVINLQVTPAVASIPAGLSQHYMAQATLTNHLVFDVTTDPALSWSSDNTSVATVDTNTGIVTGLTAGTANITASGTANGDFFTQTVKMKVTGALVTSLQVTPAIASLAVGISRPYTALVTLSDDSVFDVTTDPALSWHSDNPSIASIDTNTGIATGLIKGDVNITASGTANGHYFTEHVTLTVTDAIVTSLHVTPAIATIIEGLSQQFEAQATLSDGSVIDVTTGSSISWSSDNTSVATIDAETGKATGLVPGTVTITAAGSNDGHHYSNGVTLTVTEATVDGFMIDPGELSVARGLTTQFSAYVALSNGLYVDVTTDPSVSWVSDDTNKATIESDTGIVTGVNETSGVMISVLLSRKGKMLNADAMLSITKEVMVGIEVTSVSKNELTVGSRRQFTAKAIFSDGTRTDLMSQEALIWQTTDSVIASMTDETEVPYYKAVAVSHSVGHVGVFASYAGFTSNKVELAIIPVQSRACSIPSITKNGLIYDCPPTKEQADLLDANYTISRVETDGKMSPVGMEGVAFTLFQAMDFCGSQGKRLPSLDELSILYKATKHNNTDASLYLNYGWPLKHENYWTDNFGIGVNMATWPDSNGIEYAEEAYLYTVCVKTAT
- a CDS encoding OmpA family protein; amino-acid sequence: MHPFNTFNCSSRYHFTPTTVNDKCREIKKCFTSSFDVTFNLNKIKKQALCSAVLFFLAVPAYAQVDNAVSREFSDYRDTRQNNSHVYVGLRGGGANFEKACSSGSSKCNDDTLGYGFYGGYQFTSWFALEAALTDYGSISATYYGTNKVSVETWGSELSGVFSYDLFESLDAYLRVGASYQHAHKESIWPTEELVGDWGVVSAVGLDYRLSTSWSLRGEYQFIDDTGKNDLTHVDVHFVSLGLTYHFGQEKLFSAVAISAPLISEPIIAEPVIVTSVPVIAPVFVAKKTYFVTNALFSVNSSQFKTNPDLIDLIMKSLQSKEGNIIITGYSDNLGSVKYNQWISEKRAKVVANYIISEGISSSRLIVKSEGEFYPVASNKTATGRAENRRVELKFEKMMTEEVINNTSNNGGNRS